The Oryzias melastigma strain HK-1 linkage group LG3, ASM292280v2, whole genome shotgun sequence genome contains a region encoding:
- the LOC112160285 gene encoding high choriolytic enzyme 1, producing the protein MIVFSWFFAALLLVSSSWAQEAVAPVEEEVPREPSVGELLERANRDRKPDSDEPTLIGGDIAIHSEADKNADPCTSNGCLWLKYTDGNVYIPYYIADHYSDRERAIIVRGLESFSGVSCIRFRPYQNGDHEWLSIESRNGCYSYVGRQGGGQTVSLSRQGCLYHSTVQHELLHALGFNHEQTRSDRDNHIRVLWENIIDDMVYNFYKIDTLNQGTPYDYNSVMQYERYAFSKNNLPTMEPIPNSNVSFGQATEMSKNDIDRLNRLYKC; encoded by the exons ATGATcgttttctcctggttttttGCAGCTCTGCTGTTGGTCTCCTCCTCCTGGGCTCAG GAAg CGGTTGCTCCTGTGGAGGAGGAAGTACCCAGGGAGCCATCTGTTGGTGAGCTGCTGGAAAGAGCCAACAGAGACCGCA AGCCTGACTCTGATGAGCCCACCCTGATTGGAGGTGACATTGCAATCCACTCTGAGGCCGACAAGAATGCTGACCCATGCACCTCTAACGGCTGCCTCTGGTTGAAATACACTGATGGGAACGTCTACATCCCCTACTACATTGCTGATCACTACT CTGACCGGGAGAGAGCCATCATCGTTCGAGGGCTGGAGTCTTTCTCAGGTGTTTCCTGCATTCGTTTTAGACCCTACCAGAACGGAGATCATGAGTGGTTGAGCATCGAGTCCAGAAATGG CTGCTACTCCTACGTGGGTCGTCAGGGTGGCGGTCAGACGGTGTCCCTGAGCAGACAGGGCTGCCTGTACCACAGCACTGTCCAGCACGAGCTGCTCCATGCCCTCGGCTTCAACCACGAGCAGACCCGCTCGGACAGGGATAACCACATCAGAGTGCTCTGGGAAAACATCATTGATG ACATGGTGTACAATTTCTACAAGATCGACACTCTGAACCAGGGAACTCCTTATGACTACAACTCTGTCATGCAATATGAGAG GTATGCCTTCTCAAAGAACAACCTTCCCACCATGGAGCCCATTCCCAACAGCAATGTTTCCTTTGGCCAGGCCACGGAGATGAGCAAGAATGACATTGACAGGTTGAACCGCCTCTATAAATGCT aa